One genomic region from Spirosoma sp. KCTC 42546 encodes:
- a CDS encoding DUF2281 domain-containing protein: MAQTNYILMTYFQLYQKYQTLPPVYQAEVADFVDFLATRKATDKPHERKTPVFGSAKGQFQMSPNFDEPLDDFADYQ, translated from the coding sequence ATGGCCCAAACTAATTATATACTCATGACTTACTTCCAACTATATCAGAAATATCAAACATTACCACCTGTTTATCAAGCGGAAGTAGCTGATTTTGTTGATTTTCTGGCTACTCGAAAAGCAACTGATAAGCCTCATGAACGGAAAACACCCGTCTTTGGTAGTGCTAAAGGCCAATTTCAAATGAGTCCTAATTTTGATGAACCACTAGACGATTTTGCTGATTACCAATAA